Below is a genomic region from Telmatobacter sp. DSM 110680.
TCACACGATTCGTCGCCGTTCCGCCCACCACATCGTGACAATCCAGCGTTGCCTGCAAGGTCACAGCTTGATAGAAGTCCTCGCTGAATTCGGGGCCAAACTGGCGCAGTTCATCCAGGCTCAACTCGCCCAACTCCACCTTCTTCTCCAGCGCGTAGCGAACCGCGTTACCGATCTTCTCGTGTGCGGTGCGGAAGGGAACTCCTTTGTGCACCAGGTAGGTCGCCCCCGCCATCGCATTGAGATAGCCGGTTTGCGCTGCTTCCCGCATGCGTTCGAAGTTGAAGTGCAGGGCAGTCGTGAATCGCGCAACCAGCGTCAGCATGGGGGCGACAAATTCAACTTGAAATGCCGGTTCCTGCGTCTCCTGCATGTCTTTGTTGTAGGCCAGTGGCAATCCCTTCAATTGCAGGGTAACCGCTTCTGCCGATCCATGAATGCGCCCAACCTTGGCTCGAATCAATTCAGTCAAATCCGGATTCTTCTTCTGCGGCATGGCGCTCGACCCGGTTGAAAACGCCTCAGGCAACGCCACAAATCCAAACTCTGCCGTAGCAAACAGCGTGATCTCCTCGGCGAACCGGCTCAAATGTAAACCCACAAATGTAAGCGCCTGCAAGTACTCAAGAATGAAATCCCGATCGCTCGTGGAATCCATTGAATTGCTTGTAGGAGCAGTAAATGCAAGCTCCTTTGCCGCGATCGTCCGATCCAGCTTCAGGGTTGCTCCAGCCACCGCTCCCGAGCCCAGCGGACAATAATTCAACCGTGCAGCGCAATCCTGCAATCGCTTCGCATCGCGCAGAATCATCTCAACATAAGCCAGCATCCAGTGGGCAACCAGCACCGGCTCCGCGCGCTGCAGGTGCGTATAACTCGGCATCACGGCATCGTCAGCGTTGCGAGCTTTATCCAGCAGCGCTTCAGCCCACATCGCCAGTGCTTCCACAATCAACTCGATCTGCCCGCGAACATACAGCCGCAGATCTGTCGCAATCTGTTCGTTCCGGGATCGCCCGGTATGCAGCTTCAGTCCCAAGGATCCGATGCGTTCGACAAGAGACAACTCAACAAAATGATGAATGTCTTCCGCAACCGGATGGTTGCGCACCAGCGCCTTTCCTTCGTCTGAGTCAAACTCCGCCGCAATGTGATC
It encodes:
- the argH gene encoding argininosuccinate lyase, producing MSNEEQSGKMWSGRFREPLDKEFEQWQRSIVFDWRLLAQEVAASKAHASALAAAAVLTPVELERLRTALDHIAAEFDSDEGKALVRNHPVAEDIHHFVELSLVERIGSLGLKLHTGRSRNEQIATDLRLYVRGQIELIVEALAMWAEALLDKARNADDAVMPSYTHLQRAEPVLVAHWMLAYVEMILRDAKRLQDCAARLNYCPLGSGAVAGATLKLDRTIAAKELAFTAPTSNSMDSTSDRDFILEYLQALTFVGLHLSRFAEEITLFATAEFGFVALPEAFSTGSSAMPQKKNPDLTELIRAKVGRIHGSAEAVTLQLKGLPLAYNKDMQETQEPAFQVEFVAPMLTLVARFTTALHFNFERMREAAQTGYLNAMAGATYLVHKGVPFRTAHEKIGNAVRYALEKKVELGELSLDELRQFGPEFSEDFYQAVTLQATLDCHDVVGGTATNRVKTALTESAERVAALKKASAPEVIHAGA